The DNA window acccGGAAATATTTAtatggatacaaaaaaaaaagttaagtaCGTggggataataataataataataatattaaataataataataataagatgtAATTGGATTCAGTAATATTGGAGGTCATGTTTATGATGAGCGGAGATCTTGAGCATCCGGTTGATGGTGGTGGCCCATGTCTTGTAACGACGGAAATCAGTGGCCATGTCTAGCTTGAATAATGCCCCTCCTCTTGTTGTCAGAGCTATCAGATAACACGTGTCACCATCTGCTTCTTCTGAACCTTTGTACACCTCGGCATGCATATTCACCACAATACCTAAATAAAACCCAATTATATATGCTTACTCTCCCTAAACACACCAATAAACCAAATTAgtaacaaaggaaaaagaaaggtacttactctctttcttgcttttaaATAGATTATGCTTCCTCATGATAAGTACAACCTGTGGTGACCATCATAAAACACAACTATTATTAAGCTCAAGTTCAATTATTAAAGTTGGAATTTGAGGtccagtcgacttcacgtgaagttgatacttgagagcgttagatgatttgactaaattttcatctaacggttCTTAGACATCAACTTCACGTTAAACCAATTTCACTTGAGCCTTTACCttattaaaaaccctaaaaatttagtttatttaaGTAAGTACCTTGGCTCTACCGTCTAGAATCACAGAAACTGATCTGGGCATGTACTTCCCTGTTTAGAGAAAATAGTAAATCAGAATTTAGGTGATTTACATTTACATTTAATTAGGTATGTTAAGTATTAATTAATGTACCTTGTGGTGACTCCACATATAGCTCAGCACCCTGCGCAAGAATATATCTGCCCTTGTCGAAATCAAAATTGAAGTCGtcgtggttgttgttgttgtcttcAATAGGCAAGACTGGGGCTCCCCCACTAGGTCTGTTATTATTGTTGCATCCTATTCTTGCTTTTAGTGTTGCTGCTCCTTTTAGTGCTGTCAAACACTTTAATGTTTTAGTGATGGATATACTGTAAGTACATAGCATATGGCCACCAAACGCTATcagacatatacatatatatcacATATGAAAAGGAAGTAACGTTTTTCATTTTCGCCTCATTCATCTGTTTCCTTTTTGTTGGGATCAAGCGGTACCATTGTGCTACAAATAGACCTAAAAAGTCACCTCACCTTCCACACATACTAAGTACTACcacatcttttttcttttgctccaCCAATTTTTTACATCTTTGTTTGCGCTCcaattaaataatcaaatatttgtatgccacatataaaaatttaatattatagatCTACTTTATTCCATATAAATTTATTCATCTATGCAGttattttcatgtgaagttaataatgagagaaaagagataGATACATGTAGCGGCAGCAGCAGTGAAAGTAAGGATATCAGTGGTGGAAGTGGCAGTGATGGCAGAGGTAATGACATTGGAGAGTTGTTGTTTGTTAGCACCCATGGCCTCAGCTACTTTTGCACACTGCGATGCCACCAATGCAGCCGCAGATGCTATGGCTGCTTCCCTCTCTTCCTTATTGACTTTggactcatcatcatcatcatctttattttccttcttattATTGTTGTCAGCTGCAATGGCAGCAAGAGCGGCGGCAACACCTGCGATGGATACTGCTGCATGCACCTCTGCCCTTTGTAACCTCTGCTCCTCTTTCCTCTTCTGCTTTATCTCCTTAAACCATTTCTTTATTGACACACTCTTCAAAGGCGCCACCATTTCCTTCCATGGCATCTGCATATATATACAActtaattattagtatatatTACCGGAAGAATTTTAAGTGTACTAAGTATAAGTATACTGCAGTTCCAataattttaatcattaatctaAATTATACCAGTTAAGATTACTGAAATGTCGgtattttagataaattaaatatatattattaaaaaaatatttaaaagttatcaaaatttattatttttttgttattatttaattattaatttaattttttagtttaattttttaaatataataatctaataacatacatttaaacattattaataattagttgataatcaaaaacaataaattttaatgattcTCTAGCATTGTTCGTATTGATATTAGATACATACCCATTTCTTGCGGAAACAAGTGTTGTAGTTCAGTTCAGGATGCATGGCTTGCTGCATCCGTAACCATGACTGACAAAACCAAAATTAAACATGTTATTAATCACATATATGAGTATGATGAATACGATAGAAATGAGTGATAGTTGTTACCTTGACATCATTATTGGAGTTCCATGGTGGAAGAGACATGAAATCTGGACCATCCATCTTAGCACAATTTTCCATCTAACAAGTTGAATTTTacaaacattattattattattattaagctAATTAATCTGGAATgttgaaaaataagaataattaagTAGTAAAGTGACCTTGTTGGGGGAAGGTAGATCGAGAGGAAGAGGATCCAATTGAAGGTGAGGGGGAGGAGGGGCAAGAGCTTGTACGGCAAAGTTGCACCATGCAAGTGAAAGGAAATCCATTGTCTCAGGATGTGCATCTGAAACTGATAAACTCAAATCCGAATTACCACTACTCATTCTCATGCTCATAACTTCTGATCTCTGATGAATATCACAGTATtcaacagaagaagaagaagaaaaaaaaagagtaaacttGAGATTCGTGGTCTCAATTCAGAATATAGGGCATGCATGCATATGCTTCTATATTTATACACCACCCATTTCACttatgaatgaataaata is part of the Arachis duranensis cultivar V14167 chromosome 1, aradu.V14167.gnm2.J7QH, whole genome shotgun sequence genome and encodes:
- the LOC107459704 gene encoding VAN3-binding protein, which gives rise to MSMRMSSGNSDLSLSVSDAHPETMDFLSLAWCNFAVQALAPPPPHLQLDPLPLDLPSPNKMENCAKMDGPDFMSLPPWNSNNDVKSWLRMQQAMHPELNYNTCFRKKWMPWKEMVAPLKSVSIKKWFKEIKQKRKEEQRLQRAEVHAAVSIAGVAAALAAIAADNNNKKENKDDDDDESKVNKEEREAAIASAAALVASQCAKVAEAMGANKQQLSNVITSAITATSTTDILTFTAAAATSLKGAATLKARIGCNNNNRPSGGAPVLPIEDNNNNHDDFNFDFDKGRYILAQGAELYVESPQGKYMPRSVSVILDGRAKVVLIMRKHNLFKSKKESIVVNMHAEVYKGSEEADGDTCYLIALTTRGGALFKLDMATDFRRYKTWATTINRMLKISAHHKHDLQYY